From Juglans regia cultivar Chandler chromosome 8, Walnut 2.0, whole genome shotgun sequence, the proteins below share one genomic window:
- the LOC109008657 gene encoding uncharacterized protein LOC109008657 isoform X1, which produces MAAEYGEAGFGEAKLCLPSHDRDVPDKAGDRKEHRRQRLLIQYYHHQPHGQHHRRRSSPPEPFPQILCPDHHEQHLKSSGRPPHDHRPKLGTNGASGGPGMQAFFLESAGRRSCGTGVFLPQRTGTNVPQSSQKPACSPVLLPNRVVQALNLNVHALGLHMSAPRKDNKCNHKGRDCISNKKKNGKELPAQYCNYVIAQNRSSSPEIFLPKEWTY; this is translated from the exons atggctGCCGAGTATGGAGAAGCTGGTTTTGGCGAAGCAAAGTTGTGCTTACCTTCACATGATCGTGATGTTCCAGATAAGGCAGGCGACAGAAAg GAGCATAGGAGGCAACGACTATTGATCCAATACTACCACCACCAACCACATGGACAGCATCATCGTCGAAGATCATCCCCTCCAGAGCCGTTTCCACAG ATATTGTGTCCTGATCATCATGAGCAGCATTTAAAATCTAGCGGGAGACCACCACATGATCATAGACCAAAACTTGGGACGAATGGGGCATCAGGAGGACCTGGAATGCAAGCTTTTTTCCTGGAGTCAGCTGGCAGAAGATCATGTGGTACTGGAGTTTTTCTTCCACAAAGAACAGGCACCAACGTCCCCCAATCAAGCCAGAAGccag CCTGCTCGCCGGTTCTCCTCCCTAATCGTGTCGTTCAAGCTCTCAACCTCAACGTCCATGCATTAGGCTTGCATATGTCGGCGCCCCGAAAAG ATAACAAATGCAATCACAAAGGTAGAGATTGCAtttcaaacaagaaaaagaatggTAAGGAGTTACCAGCACAGTACTGTAATTATGTAATCGCCCAGAATCGAAGTTCTTCCCCAGAGATATTTCTTCCAAAGGAATGGACTTACTAA
- the LOC109008657 gene encoding uncharacterized protein LOC109008657 isoform X2, whose product MAAEYGEAGFGEAKLCLPSHDRDVPDKAGDRKEHRRQRLLIQYYHHQPHGQHHRRRSSPPEPFPQHLKSSGRPPHDHRPKLGTNGASGGPGMQAFFLESAGRRSCGTGVFLPQRTGTNVPQSSQKPACSPVLLPNRVVQALNLNVHALGLHMSAPRKDNKCNHKGRDCISNKKKNGKELPAQYCNYVIAQNRSSSPEIFLPKEWTY is encoded by the exons atggctGCCGAGTATGGAGAAGCTGGTTTTGGCGAAGCAAAGTTGTGCTTACCTTCACATGATCGTGATGTTCCAGATAAGGCAGGCGACAGAAAg GAGCATAGGAGGCAACGACTATTGATCCAATACTACCACCACCAACCACATGGACAGCATCATCGTCGAAGATCATCCCCTCCAGAGCCGTTTCCACAG CATTTAAAATCTAGCGGGAGACCACCACATGATCATAGACCAAAACTTGGGACGAATGGGGCATCAGGAGGACCTGGAATGCAAGCTTTTTTCCTGGAGTCAGCTGGCAGAAGATCATGTGGTACTGGAGTTTTTCTTCCACAAAGAACAGGCACCAACGTCCCCCAATCAAGCCAGAAGccag CCTGCTCGCCGGTTCTCCTCCCTAATCGTGTCGTTCAAGCTCTCAACCTCAACGTCCATGCATTAGGCTTGCATATGTCGGCGCCCCGAAAAG ATAACAAATGCAATCACAAAGGTAGAGATTGCAtttcaaacaagaaaaagaatggTAAGGAGTTACCAGCACAGTACTGTAATTATGTAATCGCCCAGAATCGAAGTTCTTCCCCAGAGATATTTCTTCCAAAGGAATGGACTTACTAA
- the LOC109008656 gene encoding pentatricopeptide repeat-containing protein At4g02820, mitochondrial, with amino-acid sequence MSMMLRYVRSSLCYARNFSTEVAAVNTVATGRTATTKSAGGGRDTLGRRLLSLVYRKRSAVIAIRKWKEEGHTVRKYGLNRIVRELRKVKRYKHALEICEWMRLQQDIKLLPGDYAVHLDLIAKVRGLNSAVKFFEDLPDQMTGQPTYTALLHVYVQNKLSAKAEALMEKMSECGFLQNPIPYNHMLSLYISSGQLEKVEEMIQELKRNTSPDVVTYNLWLSVCASQNDVETAEKVFLELKKAKLDPDWVTYSALANLYIKKSLLEKASHTLKEMEKKASRKNRVAYSSLLSLHTNMGDKDGVSRIWEKMKSCFRKMNDAEYTCMLSSLVKLGEFKEAENLYSEWESVSGTGDSRVSNILLAAYINRNQMEMAENFYNRMVEKGITASYTTWELLTWGYLEKRQMEKVLDYFKKAVASVKKWDPDEKLVREVFKKLEEQGNVEGAEQLLIILRKAGHLSTEIYNYLLRTYAKVGKMPLIVAERMEKDKVELNEETRKLIKLTSKMCISDVSTKFS; translated from the exons ATGAGCATGATGCTACGCTATGTCCGCTCATCCCTTTGTTACGCCCGCAACTTCTCGACGGAAGTGGCGGCGGTGAATACCGTAGCAACGGGCCGCACCGCCACAACAAAAAGCGCCGGTGGCGGCAGAGACACGCTGGGCCGTAGGCTTCTTAGCCTGGTGTACAGAAAACGTAGCGCCGTCATTGCCATAcggaaatggaaagaagaagGCCATACGGTGCGCAAGTATGGGCTCAACCGTATCGTCCGCGAGCTCCGCAAGGTCAAGCGATACAAACACGCCCtggag ATCTGTGAATGGATGAGACTGCAGCAAGACATTAAGCTGCTACCAGGTGACTATGCTGTCCACTTGGACTTGATTGCAAAAGTTCGCGGTTTAAATAGTGCAGTAAAGTTCTTTGAGGATCTTCCTGATCAAATGACAGGCCAGCCCACCTATACAGCTCTTCTCCATGTATATGTCCAAAACAAGTTGTCAGCCAAAGCTGAGGCTCTCATGGAGAAAATGTCGGAATGTGGTTTCTTGCAGAATCCGATTCCTTATAACCACATGCTCTCTCTGTATATCTCAAGTGGGCAGCTAGAGAAGGTTGAAGAAATGATTCAGGAACTAAAGAGGAACACTTCACCAGATGTTGTTACCTACAATCTATGGTTATCTGTCTGTGCTTCCCAAAATGACGTTGAAACCGCAGAAAAAGTTTTCCTTGAGCTAAAGAAAGCAAAGTTAGATCCGGATTGGGTTACATATAGTGCCCTAGCCAACTTGTACATAAAAAAGTCTCTTCTTGAAAAAGCATCACATACTTTGAAGGAGATGGAGAAAAAGGCATCTCGGAAAAATCGAGTTGCATATTCTTCTCTCCTAAGTTTGCATACAAACATGGGGGATAAGGATGGAGTTTCTCGAATCTGGGAAAAGATGAAATCATGTTTTCGCAAAATGAATGATGCTGAATATACTTGCATGTTGTCTTCACTTGTGAAGCTTGGGGAGTTTAAAGAAGCTGAGAATCTCTATAGCGAGTGGGAGTCAGTTTCTGGGACTGGTGATTCTAGGGTCTCAAACATACTTCTTGCAGCTTATATCAACCGAAACCAGATGGAAATGGCTGAAAACTTTTATAATCGAATGGTAGAAAAGGGTATCACTGCAAGTTACACTACTTGGGAGCTTCTTACATGGGGTTATTTAGAAAAGAGGCAGATGGAAAAAGTTTTAGATTATTTCAAAAAAGCTGTTGCTAGCGTGAAAAAGTGGGATCCAGACGAAAAGTTGGTTAGAGAAGTGTTTAAGAAACTTGAGGAGCAAGGCAATGTTGAAGGGGCAGAGCAATTATTGATCATTCTACGAAAAGCTGGTCATTTGAGTACTGAGATATATAATTACCTGCTACGAACTTATGCAAAAGTTGGTAAAATGCCACTTATTGTAGCAGAGAGGATGGAGAAGGACAAGGTTGAGTTGAATGAGGAGACTCGTAAGCTCATAAAACTAACTAGTAAGATGTGTATCAGTGACGTTTCTACTAAGTTTTCTTGA